In Pseudomonas sp. P5_109, the genomic window GCTCCTGGATGAACGCGTTGTAGCAAACCGCGTCCAGTTGCAGGCAGGCCGCCAGGGCAATCGGACCCAGCGGGCAATGCAGCGCCAGCGCGACGTCGTAGGCTTCGGCCATGTTGGCGATCTTACGGGTTTCGGTGATGCCGCCGGCGTGGGAGGCATCCGGCTGGATGATGTCGACGTAGCCTTCGCTGAGCACGCGCTTGAAGTCCCAGCGCGAGAACAGCCGCTCACCCAAGGCAATCGGCGTGCTGGTCAGCGGCGCCAACTCCTTCAGCGCTTCATAGTTTTCGCTGAGCACCGGCTCTTCGATGAACATCAGCTTGTACGGATCAAGCTCCTTCATCAGCACCTTGGCCATGGGCTTGTGCACCCGGCCATGGAAGTCCACGCCTATGCCGACGTTCGGGCCGACCGCATCGCGCACGGCCGCGACGTTGGCCAGGGCCTGGTCAACCTTGTCGAAGGTGTCGAGGAATTGCAGCTCTTCGGTGCCGTTCATTTTCACCGCGGTGAAACCACGCTCGACCGCCTCTTTCGCCGCACGCGCCGTGTCCGCCGGACGGTCGCCGCCGATCCACGAATACACACGAATCTTGTCCCGCACCTGACCACCCAGCAGATCGCTGACCGACACACCCAGCGCCTTGCCCTTGATGTCCCACAAGGCCTGGTCGATACCGGCCAGGGCGCTCATGTGGATCGCGCCGCCACGGTAGAAGCCGCCTCGGTACAGCACGGTCCAGATGTCTTCGATGTTGCGTGGGTCCTTGCCGATCAGGTAGTCGGACAATTCTTCAACGGCGGCGGCAACGGTGTGGGCGCGACCTTCGACCACGGGCTCGCCCCAACCGGTCACGCCCTCGTCGGTTTCGACCTTGAGGAAGCACCAGCGCGGCGGAACGATGAAGGTAGTCAGTTTGGTGATTTTCATCTTTTGGCTCTCTTATTAGATGCAGCGCGCTCGGCGCTCAAAGAAGTCTTAGCGAAGGGCTTTCCAGGCAGCGACGTAGACCTTGGCATTGGCCGCCACTTGCAGAGGGGTCATGCCCGGTTTGAACAGACCGGAGCCGAGGCCGAAACCTTTGACGCCAGCGTCGATGAACGACTGCATGTTGTCCGGTGTGATACCGCCGACCGGCGCCAGAATGGTTCCGGCAGGCAATACGGCGAGCCAGGCTTTGACGACTGCCGGGCCCATCTGCTCGGCAGGGAACAGCTTCAGCACATCCGCGCCTTCAGCCAGCGCGGCAAAAGCCTCGGTCGGTGTAGCGACACCTGGCGACAGGTAAAGCCCCGCCGCTTTCGCTGCGCGCAGGACTTTCGGATCGCTGTGGGGCATGACAATCACCTGGCCGCCCGCGGCTTTCACCTGCTCGACCTGTTCCGGCGTCAACACCGTGCCGGCACCGATCAGGCAATCGGCAGGCAAGGTACTGCGCAGGATGCGGATACTTTCGTACGGCTCAGGGGAATTGAGCGGCACTTCAATGACGCGAAATCCGGCGGCGTACAGGACTTCGCCAATGGCGGCGGCCTCCTGTGGACGCAGGCCGCGCAGGATCGCGATCAGGCCGTTTTGCGCCAGCGCTTGTTTGAGCATGTCAGGTCTCCAGGCAGGTTTAACGGGATGCGGTGGACGTGACCAGGCCGGCAGCGAGCGCCAGTTGCCACAATCCGCGTTCGGTGGCCTGTTCGGCCAGGGTTACCCGGGCAAAACCGCAGGCATCGAGCGCGCGGCTGTAGCGGGCACAGAGTTGGGTATTACCGATGAGGATGATCGACGGCAGATGCACGCTGTTGCGGCGGCGTCGCTGCACGCAAGCCAGGGCCGCCAACTCGTGGCCGATCAGCAGGCCGGAGAGGTAGTCCGCCTGGGCGGTGGCGCTCAATTCGCCGGTCAGCCCCAAGCTGCGGGCGCTGAACAGGGTCGACAGCGGGCCGGTTTCGCCGTCCGCCGACAACGCGACCTGCACACCGCGATCAAATGCGTCGCCATCGAAGGACCCACCACGCTGTTGGGTGCGCCCGAGAATGCTGTGCTCGCTGAGCACGGCGAACACTTCGCCGGTCATGAACGTATCGAAATGCACGATGCAACCGTCGGCCACTTCCACCCATTTCGAATGGCTGCCCGGTAGGCCGATCAGCAGATCAGCGCCCGCCCCGCCCGCCAGGTTTTGCAGTACACCGAGCACCTGGGTTTCTTCGCCGCGCATCACGTTCGGCAAACGCGAACGCTGGATAACGCCGGGCACAATGTGCACATCGACACCGCGCACGCTGCGCACGGTTTGCAAGGAAGTACCGAGAGTGGCGACGTTTGCCGGCGTGTCGCGGTAAGCAGCTTCGCACCAGCCCTGGGCGCTGCCGACCATGCCGCAGGCAATCACCGGCAATTGCGGCTGCGCATCGAGCCAGTCGCCGCACGCCTCATCGAAGGCCAGTTCGAAACCATCGGTGCATTCGCGGCCGCCAATGATTCGCGGCGCCTTCGGCAGCTGCATGATCCCCGACGACAGCGATCGCTGTTCGAGCACTTGCCCGCCTTCAGCCAGTTTGTAAGCACGTAATGAGGTTGTCCCCCAGTCGAGCGCGATCAATTGCGCCTGCATCGCTTCACCTGTTTTGGTTTTTGGCAGTGAGTGAGCTGGACTATAAACCTGGGCAGGGGAAAATCTCAATATATAAATATCAATCCCATATTATGAGACATCACAAAAAAATCGCAGCTCGAAGGCTGCGATTTTTTAAACGCGATCAGTTCAGTTGCCCGCGGCGAAATCCCGCAGCACCGCGCCATCCATCCGATAACGAACCCACTCCTCCTGCGGCTGCGCCCCCAGGGACTTGTAGAAGTCGATGGCCGGCGTATTCCACTCCAGCACGCTCCACTCGAAACGGCCGCAGTCGTTGGCGCAGGCGATTTTCGCCAGATGCCGCAGCAGGGTCTTGCCCGCACCGCCGCCGCGCTGTTCCGGGGTGATGTACAGGTCTTCGAGGTACAGGCAATTGCTACCCAGCCAGGTGGAATAGCTGAAGAAGAACACCGCGAAACCGATGGGTGCACCCTCGCGCAGGCAGATCAGGCCATGGGCGGTGGCGCCTTCGCTGAACAGGCTGCGCTCGATGTCGGCAACGCTGGCGATGACTTCATGGCGGGCACGTTCGTAGTCGGCCAGTTCAGTGATGAACGCGAGGATTTGCGGTGCGTCACTGGGGGTCGCCGGGCGGATTTCGATCGTCATGGACGTGCCTTGTCAAAAGTGGAAAACGCCATACTAAGTCGGCGCGGTACTTGTGGCGAGGGGGCTTGCCTGTGGTGAGGGGGTTTGCCTGTGGCGAGGGGGCTTGCCCCCGTTGGCCTGCGAAGCAGGCCCTTTCTCAGCGATTGCGTTACACCAGAAAGACTCCAGTGTTTTTATTGGGGTTGCTGCGCAACCCAACGGGGGCAAGCCCCCTCGCCACAAAAGCGCTCTTATGGCAGATCGTTACTCCGGCAGGCACTAACCCTGGCATCGATAACCTCGAACCTAACATTCGCGCGCTGCATGGTTAGATAGCAACGCTGCTCATTTATCCGGTCAAGGAACCGCGTCATGTCTACCGCGACACCCCCTGTTTCAAGCAGGTTGTTCGGCCTGTTTTGCCTCGCCAGTTACCTGTTGTCGTTGTCCTATGGCTCGACTTTTTTGCTGTCGCTGTTGATCAGCTCACGCGGTGGCAACGAGCACGACGCCGGCAGTGTGATTTCGGCGGCGATGCTCAGCACCTTTGCGGCGGTGATCGTTTCCGGCCATTTGTCCGACTTGCTCGGTGCCGCCCGATCCGTGGCGTTGTTCGGTGTATTGCTGGTGGCGGCCAGCCTGGGTTTCGCCCTGACGCCGGGTTTCGGCCAGCTGTTGTTGTTTTTCGGCCTGCTGCTGGGCCTGGGCTGGGGCGTGTTCTACACGCTTGGGCCGATCATCGTGGCGAGCCTGGTGACGCCCGCACAACGCGCCAAGTACTTCGCCCTGCTGTCGGGCAGCATGATGACCGGGATCGGCAGCGGCCCCTTGCTCGGTCGCGCGGCGAGCGCCCTTGGTTATCCGGTGACCGCTGCGTTTTATCTGGCCGCGCTGGCCAGCCTGATCGGTGTGCTGCTGTTCTGGCGCCTGGATCGGCAGTTGAAACAGGCGAACACCCAATCAACCAGCGTGTCGCG contains:
- the dgoD gene encoding galactonate dehydratase, translating into MKITKLTTFIVPPRWCFLKVETDEGVTGWGEPVVEGRAHTVAAAVEELSDYLIGKDPRNIEDIWTVLYRGGFYRGGAIHMSALAGIDQALWDIKGKALGVSVSDLLGGQVRDKIRVYSWIGGDRPADTARAAKEAVERGFTAVKMNGTEELQFLDTFDKVDQALANVAAVRDAVGPNVGIGVDFHGRVHKPMAKVLMKELDPYKLMFIEEPVLSENYEALKELAPLTSTPIALGERLFSRWDFKRVLSEGYVDIIQPDASHAGGITETRKIANMAEAYDVALALHCPLGPIALAACLQLDAVCYNAFIQEQSLGIHYNESNDLLDYVKDPRVFDYDKGFVKIPNGPGLGIEINEEYVIERAAIGHRWRNPIWRHADGSFAEW
- a CDS encoding 2-dehydro-3-deoxy-6-phosphogalactonate aldolase, which codes for MLKQALAQNGLIAILRGLRPQEAAAIGEVLYAAGFRVIEVPLNSPEPYESIRILRSTLPADCLIGAGTVLTPEQVEQVKAAGGQVIVMPHSDPKVLRAAKAAGLYLSPGVATPTEAFAALAEGADVLKLFPAEQMGPAVVKAWLAVLPAGTILAPVGGITPDNMQSFIDAGVKGFGLGSGLFKPGMTPLQVAANAKVYVAAWKALR
- a CDS encoding 2-dehydro-3-deoxygalactonokinase, which produces MQAQLIALDWGTTSLRAYKLAEGGQVLEQRSLSSGIMQLPKAPRIIGGRECTDGFELAFDEACGDWLDAQPQLPVIACGMVGSAQGWCEAAYRDTPANVATLGTSLQTVRSVRGVDVHIVPGVIQRSRLPNVMRGEETQVLGVLQNLAGGAGADLLIGLPGSHSKWVEVADGCIVHFDTFMTGEVFAVLSEHSILGRTQQRGGSFDGDAFDRGVQVALSADGETGPLSTLFSARSLGLTGELSATAQADYLSGLLIGHELAALACVQRRRRNSVHLPSIILIGNTQLCARYSRALDACGFARVTLAEQATERGLWQLALAAGLVTSTASR
- a CDS encoding GNAT family N-acetyltransferase, with amino-acid sequence MTIEIRPATPSDAPQILAFITELADYERARHEVIASVADIERSLFSEGATAHGLICLREGAPIGFAVFFFSYSTWLGSNCLYLEDLYITPEQRGGGAGKTLLRHLAKIACANDCGRFEWSVLEWNTPAIDFYKSLGAQPQEEWVRYRMDGAVLRDFAAGN
- a CDS encoding MFS transporter produces the protein MSTATPPVSSRLFGLFCLASYLLSLSYGSTFLLSLLISSRGGNEHDAGSVISAAMLSTFAAVIVSGHLSDLLGAARSVALFGVLLVAASLGFALTPGFGQLLLFFGLLLGLGWGVFYTLGPIIVASLVTPAQRAKYFALLSGSMMTGIGSGPLLGRAASALGYPVTAAFYLAALASLIGVLLFWRLDRQLKQANTQSTSVSRISWRAAGQVLSSRAIFPIIMVGLGGCVFGGLSSFQTSYAAARSLDYSLFFLGFMSAAISGRMLVAGFVVKRDPLRASCLLSGLMLASIVMFGFVVDSSVSYVLAAVMLGIGYGLTYSVINGLAANEAPNGTTAQSLLLFSLSYFIGVFGFPLLAGKIIVEQGMATLLLTMLAVASFNWLITVGRLIWRRVTTTKALQQA